A genomic segment from Dietzia psychralcaliphila encodes:
- a CDS encoding phosphoenolpyruvate carboxykinase (GTP): MTTTTIPGLEGQAPTDHAEMLAWIAEVAELTQPDRVVFADGSDEEWDRLTTELVERGTFVRLDESKKPNSFLAQSDPKDVARVESRTFICSETEEGAGPTNNWRDPAEMRGHMRELFSGSMRGRTMYVVPYCMGPLDAEDPKLGIELSDSAYVVVSMKIMTRMGTAALEKIGSDGAYVKGLHTVGAPLEPGQDDVPWPCNEEKYITHFPETREIWSFGSGYGGNALLGKKCFALRIASAMARDEGWMAEHMLILKLISPEEKVYFIAAAFPSACGKTNLAMLQPTIEGWRAEVVGDDIAWMRFGEDGRLYAVNPEYGFFGVAPGTNYSSNPNAMKTLEAGNSIYTNVALTDDGDVWWEDLEGTPDHLIDWLGNDWTPVGDGGAGNAAHPNSRYCVPIDQCPVTAAEFNSPEGVPISAILFGGRRADTVPLVSEAHSWNHGVYIGATLSSGQTAAAEGQVGAVRRFPMAMLPFIGYNVGDYFQHWVDMGTRGGDKMPKVFLVNWFRKGADGRFLWPGFGENSRVLKWVVDRIEGRVEADETVAGFTARASDIDLTGLDTPIKDVEEALAIDPEEWRRELPLITEWLEFCGPKVPSEVHEQFAALKERLG, encoded by the coding sequence ATGACCACCACCACCATTCCCGGCCTCGAGGGTCAGGCGCCAACCGATCACGCGGAGATGCTCGCGTGGATCGCCGAGGTCGCCGAGCTGACCCAGCCGGACCGGGTCGTCTTTGCTGACGGTTCCGACGAGGAGTGGGACCGCCTCACGACGGAGCTGGTGGAACGCGGCACCTTCGTCCGGCTCGACGAGTCCAAGAAGCCCAATTCGTTCCTCGCCCAGTCCGACCCCAAGGACGTCGCCCGGGTCGAGTCGCGGACGTTCATCTGCTCGGAGACCGAAGAGGGTGCCGGCCCCACCAACAACTGGCGGGACCCGGCCGAGATGCGCGGCCACATGAGGGAGCTGTTCAGCGGCAGCATGCGTGGCCGCACGATGTACGTCGTGCCCTACTGCATGGGCCCACTCGACGCCGAGGATCCCAAGCTCGGCATCGAGCTCTCCGACTCCGCCTACGTCGTGGTGTCCATGAAGATCATGACCCGCATGGGCACCGCCGCCCTGGAGAAGATCGGCTCCGACGGCGCGTACGTCAAGGGCCTGCACACCGTGGGCGCGCCGCTCGAGCCCGGCCAGGACGACGTCCCGTGGCCGTGCAACGAGGAGAAGTACATCACCCACTTCCCGGAGACCCGGGAGATCTGGTCCTTCGGATCCGGCTACGGCGGCAACGCCCTGCTGGGCAAGAAGTGCTTCGCACTGCGGATCGCCTCCGCCATGGCCCGCGACGAGGGCTGGATGGCCGAGCACATGCTCATCCTCAAGCTCATCTCCCCGGAGGAGAAGGTCTACTTCATCGCCGCGGCCTTCCCGTCCGCGTGCGGCAAGACCAACCTCGCGATGCTGCAGCCCACCATCGAGGGCTGGCGCGCGGAGGTCGTGGGAGACGACATCGCGTGGATGCGCTTCGGCGAGGACGGCCGTCTCTACGCCGTCAACCCGGAGTACGGCTTCTTCGGTGTCGCGCCCGGCACCAACTACTCGTCCAACCCCAACGCCATGAAGACGCTGGAGGCGGGGAACTCCATCTACACCAACGTCGCCCTCACGGACGACGGCGACGTGTGGTGGGAGGACCTGGAGGGGACACCGGACCACCTGATCGACTGGCTCGGCAACGACTGGACGCCCGTCGGCGACGGCGGAGCCGGCAACGCCGCTCACCCCAACTCCCGGTACTGCGTCCCGATCGACCAGTGCCCGGTCACCGCCGCGGAGTTCAACTCGCCCGAGGGCGTGCCGATCTCGGCCATCCTGTTCGGCGGTCGGCGCGCGGACACCGTGCCGCTGGTGAGCGAGGCGCACTCGTGGAACCACGGTGTCTACATCGGGGCCACCCTCTCCTCCGGCCAGACCGCGGCCGCGGAGGGCCAGGTCGGTGCGGTCCGCCGCTTCCCGATGGCCATGCTGCCCTTCATCGGCTACAACGTCGGTGACTACTTCCAGCACTGGGTCGACATGGGTACCCGCGGCGGCGACAAGATGCCCAAGGTCTTCCTGGTCAACTGGTTCCGCAAGGGCGCCGACGGCCGCTTCCTCTGGCCCGGTTTCGGCGAGAACAGCCGGGTCCTCAAGTGGGTCGTGGACCGCATCGAAGGACGGGTCGAGGCGGACGAGACCGTCGCCGGGTTCACCGCCCGAGCCTCGGACATCGACCTCACGGGACTCGACACCCCGATCAAGGACGTCGAGGAGGCCCTGGCGATCGACCCCGAGGAGTGGCGCCGCGAACTCCCGCTCATCACCGAGTGGCTTGAGTTCTGTGGGCCCAAGGTCCCGTCCGAGGTGCACGAGCAGTTCGCCGCCCTCAAGGAGCGCCTGGGCTGA
- a CDS encoding sensor histidine kinase, with protein MTPRLRRAHSVRWWYSARLRITLGITLTSAAVFTAMVLFTLQVLYLTAERTTDLRLNREAADFTTFMEAGILPSFESESPTAEQLIRAYLAQQYPSAELLLVGTATTSGTQFTLSRFSSEDDPLFPPAMRSRIQRIGLVSDEGSGVIDGTVRWRKAEVDSPAGPSNIVVAISDAPTREDTGRVADLLLSTGAGGIVLSALVAWLLAGRMIVPVRRIREAAETISAADLSRRVPVDGPDEIVSLADTVNAMLERVEDAYRTQREFLDDAGHELRTPLTVVQGNLDLMPEDPEERAETTRIMQDELSRMTRIVEDLLTLARSDRPDFLRTAPTDVAELVLDVEAKIDVIADREWSVLPYSEDVALLDQHRITQALIQFCSNAVRFTGPGDLIEIGCRAIAPGDPTVTEDLAAGPLPEPPPRENYRRRLLWWVRDSGPGIPPGEEESIFERFHTARGQLRDGRGGTGLGLAIVATIARAHGGRAFAFNAKGGGAAFCIVVPYIAATLEPDTGNDTGNDTDVVIDEADSAVGRGRERRRRSVGGRSEWHRRSGGPGDTA; from the coding sequence GTGACCCCGCGGCTCAGAAGGGCACACTCGGTCCGGTGGTGGTACTCGGCGCGCCTGCGCATCACGCTGGGCATCACGCTCACCTCGGCCGCAGTGTTCACCGCGATGGTGTTGTTCACACTGCAGGTGCTCTACCTCACCGCGGAGCGGACGACCGATCTGCGTCTCAACCGTGAAGCGGCGGACTTCACGACGTTCATGGAAGCCGGGATCCTGCCGTCGTTCGAGTCGGAGAGCCCCACCGCCGAGCAGTTGATCCGCGCCTACCTGGCCCAGCAGTACCCGTCGGCCGAACTACTCCTCGTCGGGACCGCCACCACCTCGGGAACGCAGTTCACGCTCTCGCGGTTCAGCTCGGAGGACGACCCCCTGTTCCCGCCGGCCATGCGGTCCCGGATCCAACGGATCGGTCTGGTGTCCGACGAGGGGTCCGGTGTCATCGACGGCACCGTGCGCTGGCGCAAGGCCGAGGTCGACAGCCCGGCCGGACCGTCCAATATCGTGGTCGCGATCAGTGACGCACCCACCCGCGAGGACACCGGTCGCGTCGCCGACCTCCTCCTGAGCACCGGAGCCGGCGGCATCGTCCTCAGCGCGCTCGTGGCATGGCTCCTGGCCGGGCGGATGATCGTCCCCGTCCGGCGGATCCGCGAGGCCGCGGAGACGATCTCCGCCGCCGACCTGTCGCGACGGGTTCCCGTCGACGGTCCGGACGAGATCGTCTCCCTGGCCGACACGGTCAACGCGATGCTCGAGCGCGTGGAGGACGCCTACCGGACGCAGAGGGAGTTCCTCGACGACGCCGGTCACGAACTCCGCACGCCTCTGACCGTGGTGCAGGGGAACCTGGACCTCATGCCCGAGGACCCGGAGGAGCGGGCCGAGACCACCCGGATCATGCAGGACGAGCTGTCCCGCATGACCCGGATCGTCGAGGACCTGCTCACCCTGGCGCGCTCCGACCGCCCCGACTTCCTCCGGACCGCCCCGACGGACGTCGCCGAACTGGTGTTGGACGTCGAGGCGAAGATCGATGTGATCGCTGATCGCGAGTGGTCGGTGCTGCCGTACTCCGAGGACGTGGCCCTACTGGATCAGCACCGGATCACCCAGGCGCTCATCCAGTTCTGCTCGAACGCCGTCCGGTTCACCGGTCCGGGCGACCTGATCGAGATCGGGTGCCGGGCGATCGCTCCCGGGGACCCGACGGTCACCGAGGATCTGGCGGCCGGACCGTTGCCCGAACCGCCACCTCGCGAGAACTACCGACGAAGGCTGCTGTGGTGGGTGCGCGACAGCGGCCCGGGGATCCCGCCCGGCGAGGAGGAGAGCATCTTCGAGCGGTTCCACACCGCGCGCGGGCAGCTCCGCGACGGGCGAGGGGGAACCGGACTGGGGTTGGCGATCGTCGCGACGATCGCCCGCGCTCACGGAGGCCGTGCGTTCGCGTTCAACGCTAAGGGCGGTGGGGCCGCGTTCTGCATCGTCGTCCCCTACATCGCCGCGACCCTCGAGCCCGACAC